TCGTTGCAATTCCGCCGGGACAAAATCAGCATCAAGGCAAATCCCGCCTTGCATTTGCCGGGTCCCTAAAAGTTGACTATCAGGCGTCGGCACATACTTGGTCTGCAGGCCAGAGGCATCACCAGGCCGCCGTTTTAAGTCAGGTCGGCCAAGGTACCCGACACCGCGGAACATAGTAACGGCTAACTGGTCAAATTGATCACCAATCAACTGAAATTCTTTTTCGCCTAATCCTAAGAAGGTCCAGCTCGTTTTGTCATCGTGCGTATTGGCAAAATGAATGAGCGGCCGCAATGCCGTCGGTTCTTCATGATAACCAATGGCGCGCCAATCTTTGAGATGTGGATCAATCACCGGACGAGCGGCAATTCCGAATGGCGTATCGGCAAAACTCGTCTGTGCTTGCACCGGTGTATTCAGAATTAAACGGAGTCGATGATCACAAACGGTGTTTTCAACGGTAAATTCAAAATGAATCACCGGATCATCAGCGGCCAACTTCAAGACCAAAACATACGGCATCTCGACACTGGCCTTTTTGGCTGCACGTTGAGCTAGATCACTTGGCAACTGCCATTGACCACGAAAGACAAGTTCGCTTACCAGTTTCCCTTGCTGACCCGTGACCTCGGCTTCAGCCAGCGTCAAGTCCAGCAGCCAGTCTTGAAAAGCCGGCGAGTAGTCATAGGTATCACCTTCATCACCGCCATCGTCAAAATGAATCGGGTTCACAAACGATTGCTTCGTGCGTCGATCAACCAACACCAGCTGGCCCTTGTCGAATGTCAGCGTGTAATAGGCGTTGCTAATCGTTGTGCTCGGCTGACGATCCGTTACGCACTGGCTCGCTTCCTCAAGCGTGAAGCCCACCCAATCCATCGCCTTCATTGTCAATGGCACGACAATCGTTGTCCGATAATAAACATCAGGTTTTTCCTGTGCTGGATCGCGCCGCAAAACGGCGTTATCAACTTTCACCTGTTTTAAGATTTCATACGTGACAACTTCACCATTTTCATCTTTAAGTGAAAAATGCTTGCCACGCGTTGCCAGCGTGATCTCACCATTTTGATGAACGGGCCGCACCGTTGGATTCCAGAAAAAGACATTTAGCGATGCCGGTGCTCCGCTAGCCAGTTTGCGTAAAAGATAATCGCGGACTGATTCTGCCAGTTGTAGCGCCTCAACACCGCGTTGGTAAATATCTTGATTCGTCGCATCTGAATTGCAGCCGCCTGATGAATCATGTGCTTGGCCACGGGCGATGGCACGCCAGATATGAGCCACCATCCCATCTTGCGCTTCGATGCCTTGATGAGCCGCAATCACCATCATCGGTTCAACCACATCGACCATCAAATGCTCAAGCCGATCGTACAAATGCTTTAAATCTGCTCGCGATGAATAAATGCCGCGATGAATTTTCGATGCTGACGGATCAATGAACTCGCCTTGATAGGTTGGCAAATCAGAACTTGTTGCTAAAGCTTTGAAAAAATCCGGATAGTTGTCTTCTACCAATCCAAAGTCGGACGTCTGCTGATTGGCGTACTGAAGTCGATCCTTCAAGTTAAAGTCGACTGCTCGTTGATCACCACCCACTGGCAGCGCTAAGTCATGTGCTTGCGTATCTGTGGCAATACGGTGTAGCAAAGCCGCCGTATCATCGTTTTCAATTAGGTCAACGCCTGCATAGTAACCATTCTTGATATTAGCCGCTAGAACTTTTGAGCCATCATTAGCCGTCCAGTAGAAGTAACGGGCATTCTTTTCATGCGGCATCCCGCGCCAAAAGACAGTGGCGGTAATGTCAAAACCTTGATAAATCTTCGGCATATCCTGTCCTTGACCAAATGAGTCAGGCAGATAGCCAACTTTCATGACGCCGCCCAAGTCAGCCGCTAATTTGTGGCCAAGCTGCAAATTACGAACGATGGCTTCACCACTCGTTACCATCTCGTCAATTTGAGTGTACCAAGGGCCAATGAAAAGCCGCCGTGCTTTGACAAAGCGCATCATGGCTGCTCGTTTATCCGGGTTTGTCTGCAGATAATCGTCGACAATCGCCAATTGCCCATCTAAAAGGTAACTATCCAGCTGATTATCGGCGAGTGCCTGTAAGACTTCTGCCATGTGATAGGCAAATTGAACCCGTGCTTGCTGGCGCGTGAAATACCATTCGAAATCCCAATGTGTATGGGCAATAACATGAACTTTCTGCATCAAATAAACTTCTTTCTATTCTTTATCGCTCGTTAAGTTTGCAACTCATTAAGCTGCTGCCATTTGTCGCTCGTTGCGTTGATTCATAATGACAAACGGTGCGTAAAGGAAAACATCAAAGATCACTAATACCAAGGCGAGAATGACGGGACTCATATGCAAGCCGCCAAGAATCCAGGTACTAAAGAAGATCGGTTCATTACCCGAGTTAAGTACCACCAGCGGCACAACCCAACCGATTGACGTCACTACATAAGCCACAAGGGCATTAAACAGCGGTACGACAATCCAAGGAATGAACATGATCGGATTCAAAACAATTGGCAGTCCGAAGATCACCGGTTCATTAATACCGAAGCAACCTGGCACCAGCGCCAATTTTGCAACTTCGCGCTCCTTTTCGCCTTTTTTAGCAAAAATCAACATGGCAATGATGAGGCCAAAGGTAGCACCGGAACCGCCAATCATGGCGTACACATTCGTCATGGTGTTAGGCGCGATCGAAATATCGGCAAAACTTTTGGTTTCAGCAAACTTAGCAACATTTTGTAAGAATAGCGGTAACCAGAAGGCCGATACGATCCCCCAAACAATGTTGAAGCCGTGCAAGCCAAGGAACCACAGAATTTGTTCTAGTAAGATGACAACAATGATAGCTGGTAATCCTGTGCCCACGGTCAACAGCGGCTTAATCACGACCGTCGCGATCAATTGAATTAAGCTTGCATACCCCATCGCCTGCAATCCAATTCGAGCAAGCCCAAAGAGCAACAACACTTCTGCCATTGGAATTAAGGCAAAAAATGAATCAAAAACATTTTGTGGGACGCTGCCGGGCATTTTGATCGTGAATTTGGAACGGCTAAATGCCGCGAAAAGGGCAACAGCCAACATTCCGACAATCAAGCCGGTAAACATCCCTTCATAACTAAAAAGTGATGACGCGAAGCCTTCAATCACCTTCGCCTTAGGATCGGCAAAGTTCACATTGTTGGGTACCATCACAAAATATGCAGAGAAGGCTAACAACGTGGCGATAATAATGTTCATACTCTTGTTTTCGTCACGCTGTTTTAATTCAACCGCGTAGGAATAGGCGCTTGAGATCACGACAATCAACCCAACGATGCCAAGAGTTGCGACGCCTAAATAACCGAATAAATTGCTAATACTTGTCAACCAACCCCAGTGAAGAATTTGAGACTTAATCAAGGCATCCAACTGCATCTTGATTAAGTTAGAAAAAGACCCAATCACTGTAAACGGAATCGTTCGAACAAAGGCGTTCTTGACCGCCTGTAAAATCGTGTTGTTTTGAACCCACATTGATGCTTTAAGCAACGGTTCTTGAAGCTTATCAACATTGAACTTCATCATTAACCACCCCTAAGTAGATTTTGTTGGGACAACGCGCTGTGATATTGTCAGTTTAAAGGCGCTTTCATTTTTTGTAAAGACTTATTTTTATCTTGTGTATACAAATTTTGAGAAATAGAAAAATGTTAATATACAAATATTCAAATAATTAACAGAATGACATGCCAAATATCTGACTTGTGTTACAATTAGTGAACAAATAATCCAGCTGAGGTGACATCGTTGTATCTATATTGGGAAATCTATTCCGACATCAAAAAAGACATCCTGACAAATCATTATCGCGCAGGCAAACCGCTGCCAACTCAGGAAGTTCTCGCCAGAACCTACCACACAAGTCGTTTGACCATCAAAAAAGCCCTTCGTATGTTGCAAGATGAAGGGCTAATCTATACCAAACAAGGATCAGGCAGCTTTGTGCGCGCTCAAGCACCAGACGACGACAAGGAATTGTTGCCGCTTGATGCGCCAATTGGCGTGACTTATTCGCATCGTGATCAAAAAATCACCAGCAAGCTGCTTTATTTTGACGCCCGTTTACCAAGCGCAACTGAGCAAAAAAATCTTGGCATTAAAAGTAATGAACCTGTCTACGATATCAAACGAGTTCGCCTCGTGAACGGGCATTTTTACAGTCTAGAACACACCACCATGCCGACCAACATCGCGCCGCTCGACAAGAAAATCTTGAAGGGCTCGATTTATGATTACCTTGGCAGTAAGGGCGTTCAGTTAACTGATGCCCGACGCATCTTGTATGCCACCGAAGCTGATGAAGAAACAGCCGAGGCACTCCAAATCAAACAAGGCAGTCCAGTGCTGGTTATCGAGCAGACCGCCTATGATCAAGAAGGTCACGCATTTGAATACTCGGTTTCAAGCTTCATCCGCGACCACTCGCGATTCGTTTTGAATATCCATCGCCGCTTGCCGGATTTACCGCATTAGTTTGGGGCTGTGCGAATTCATTGAAGCTGTGATTACTGACAGCCAAGATGAGGAAAACGGTCCCTCTGTACGCAAAGGGCCAGACTAACGTTTCTTTTGCCGTGCCAAACTCCGCAATCCTCGACAGGTAATCTATGAGACAACAAAAGCCGGACAAATTTTCCTCGCATGGAAAAATTTGTCCGGCTTTCTTTACCAGTTTTAACTTGTTCTAATCTTGTCTTGCTACATTGTTTAAATTCAGTTTTTAACCACCGCTAGGCTTTCAAAGGTTCCTTCAACATGCCATCAGTTGTTTTACCGCAGGACTGATAGCTTTCTAACAATCCCAGTTTCATGAAGACCGTCTGTTGATAAGCAATCTTCGCATTCCATTCAACGGTTTCCAGAATTTCTGTGGCATGATGCAAGTCTTCGGAAGTGATCAAAACACCATGGCTGTTTAAGAGGAAGATGTGCTCTTTTGCCGCATCTCCGACTTCCTTCAGGCCATTGTAGACCGTGTCTGCAAGTTCCTTGGAGCAGGCTGGTGCGTATGGCAGTACCCGAATCGGACCAACTTCTTCAGTAACTTCGGTGACATTTGGCATATCCAATCCGGCTGTTGCCCAGAACATGGATTCTTCAGCATGGGAATGATAGACACAACGGATCTTGTCGTTGGCCCGATAAGCTTCTTCATGCATGTTGATTTCACGGGTCAGACGACCAACGCCGTCAATCAGTTTGCCGGTTTCAAGATCAACCACCAAAATTTGGGTTGGTTGCAACTTGGCATACCAGGCTTCAGACATCATGGTTGGCGTCATAATCAGATAATCTTTGCCAGCTTTAATATGAATATCCCCGTAATCAAAATCCTTGTCAGGGGTGATCCGAACGCTAATGTTGCCACCTGCAACATTGGTATTCTTCCGCATGAACATTTCGCGGGCCACTTCGGCTAAATCTTTCCGCTCATTGTCAAAGACATATTGTTCGGTCATTTTGAAATTCCTTCCTTATTTGTCCGACGCGCCAATAACTCTTCCCGTCTTTTTTCAATCTTTTCCTTGCGTTTGCGATCATAATCGCCAAACAAAATTGGATTGACTTTGACGTAAAGGATCACGGTGGCAATTCCCATCAAGAGACATAACCATGTGTTACCGCCTAGCAAAGCAATTGATATCCCAATCGTATCTAGGAAAACCAAGAATGATGCTAAGGTTTTACTCACCTTTATCACCGCGTTTCTTATCATGACTGGTCTGACTGAAATCCAGTCCGCTAATGTCATTCAAATCAACATCATCAGCTGTATCATTTTGCTTATCTTTGGCAGCCTTCTTTGATTCGTTCGACGCTTTCGCATCGCTGAAGTCCAAACCGCTGAGATCGCTCAGATCAACATCGGTAGCATCACTGCTGGTTGAAGCCGGTGCTGTTGGCGCAGCTGCGGCCGTGACCGGCGCTAGTGCACCGTAACGTTGACTCGGTAACTTGATCTTGATTTGATCGCGGTACAACCAGATGAACCCGAGTGTCCAAAGAACCGCCAACGCGATTGCCCACCACTGACCATTGAAAGCTTGCGCGAAGAACAAGCGGAAGTCCGGCCCTTCAAATGTGGACCATGAAAGCTGCTGACCAGCCTGAACTTTAACAGTGCCGGTTGATTTGGCCAAGTTCGTGATAACTGGCGCAAAGTACGTGGCACCATATAAGAAGATCGGCGTAGTAATGATGCCCAATGTGATCATCCGCAACAGGTTTGCCCCAGTCAGTAACAACGCAGCGTTAACAAAGGACAAGTTGATGATGCCAGCGAATGGCAAGACGGTGTTGTGCGGCAAGATCATGGCGAAGACCAACATGATCGGCACCAGAATGATCACCGTAACCCACAATTCGTTACGTCCGGCAAGGATTGGCCAATCAAGGCCGATATAAACCTCACGACCTTTAAAGTGTTTCTGCATGAAGCCGCTCATCGCATCAGCAATTGGTGATAAGGCGGTCATGAAAAGTTTGGAGATCATTGGGAATAAAGTCATCGCAGTTGCCGCTTTAATCGCTAAGTTCAAGGAGCCAGAAACGGAATACCCGGCACCAAAGCCTAATAGCACCCCAATCAAGGCACCCATGACGGTATTGTCACCCCAGACACCAATTCGCTTTTGCAACGCATCAGCGTCAAACGGCTTGTTCATAATCGGAATAAAGTCAAGCAACTTATTAAGCGGTTGCAAGATGACCGCGAATAAGGTGATAAAATGCGGTACTGTGACACCCGGCATGCCTGTCAAATCCTCAATATGCCGTTGCCACATATCACCTGCTTTCAGTTCGAAAACAATTTGAATCCCGGCAACTAAGAATCCGAAGAAGGCATTGTGCGTAAAGTACAAAACAACGACGTAAGTGAAAATCTTGTTCCAAACGTTCCACATATCAACGTTCAGGGTTTTGGTCCAGTTGAACGTCAACATCACGAAGTTAATAGCTAATAATAACGGGAAAAATAGGAACGCGGACTTGTACGACCAAGTGATGGCAGCAACCCCGGTCCAGCCGGCATCAATCGCATTCAGGCTCAAATGGAAGAGCTTGGACATGGATTTTGCCGCTGGTGAAATAGCCTCCATCATGTAGTTAACGACCAAGGTCATGCCGGAGAAAGCAACCCCCAAGGTCAAAGCGGCCACAATTGATTTTTTGAACTTCAACCCGGCAACCAGACCCAGAATCAACATGATCAATGGCACGAAGACCGGTCCACCCAAATTCAGGATATAATTAACGACGTCTTTTAAGATTGTCACGATTTTCCACCTCCTCTAGTAGAATGGGCTGTTATTTCCCAGCAGCCTGCATGTTCTTCAATGCTTGAACAATTTCTTTGTAGGATTTTTCAGGATTCATGTTCATGAAGATCGGCATCCCATTCACAACAGCGATGTTATTTTCCTTGGCCAGTTCCTCCAACTGTTGATTCGGTTTAGCGATCCAGACATACACATCATAGTTATGCAAAATTTCCGGTAACTATTTGAAATCCGTCGCATCAACCGAAATGCCTTTAACGTTATTGGTTTCAAAAAAATCTTTGATTCGACTAGCGGTTGCTTCGCTGGAAGCTACACCCGAACCACATGCAACAACAATTTTAGCCATAATATTTTGCTCCTTGTTTTGATTGGATCAGTTATTTGTTAGCAGCTTGTGTCTTGAACGTATCGACAAAGAATTGATACATTGCTTCAGGATCAGTCGTTGCCTTGAACTTGGCGACAAACGCCTTGTCTTGCAACAGATCCATGAAAACCTGCAATAACCCGACTTGTTGACTGGCATCGGTAATCCCCAAGAAAAACATCGCCGTTGCATCCTCAGGCTCGTTGTAACCCATTTGCAGTACTCGAACTGGTTGAGCGTTTTTGACGATGGCCATAAACGGCTCATTCACGTTCTCAGGATCGGCATGCGGTAACATGACCGAGATCTCAGGAAAAACAACCCCAGTCGGGAACTCATCTTCGCGTTTGTTAAGGGCAGCTTCATAAGTGTCCTTAGCATACCCAGCCGCGCGAATCTTCTTGGCAACATCTCTAAACAGTGTTTTTCGATCGGCAGCGTTTTCGTTGAGAAAAATTAAATCTTTGTGAATCATTGTGCTATAGTCCATCTTTATATCACCTCATCTTTTCGAGTGGCCTTAGCATTTGGAACTTTTTGAGCCTTTCCCTCGTTCCCAAAGCTAATGATAAAGCGCTTACATCCTTTTGTCTACACTGTAAAGTGGAAGTCATCAAGGTTGACAATGGTTCATGAAAGCGGTTAAAATTTGTTCATATAGATTCATAATAATTCATAAATTGGAGGTGTTAACTGTGTCACAAAAACCGGCTAAGTTTGAAAGACTAAATGACATCATCAGAATTTTGCGTGAAACACCGCAAATTAGTGTGGCTGAACTCAGTCGACAAATATTCACAAGTAAGTCCACCTTGCGTCGCGATTTGATTGAGCTTGAAAACACTAACATCATTCAACGCCAATACGGGATGATTCAGCTCCTGCAAGGTAACAACATTGAATTCACCTACGAAAAGCGCCGCAACGAGAATGCGCGGCTCAAGCGGATTATCAGTCATCAAATTGCTGACAAGATTCCTAGCAACGCCGCCTTTTTCATTGACGGCAGTTCAACTTTTTTCAGCTTGCCTGAACTGTTGCACAATCAAGTCGGCCTGCATGTGATTACAAACAACGTCAACATGGGGCTACAATTCAATTCACTGAACAATATCGAAACCATTATCATTGGCGGTAAAATGGCCCCACGATCGGCTTCGACCCTTGGCTCAACGACCATCG
This genomic window from Lacticaseibacillus paracasei subsp. paracasei contains:
- a CDS encoding glycoside hydrolase family 38 C-terminal domain-containing protein, coding for MQKVHVIAHTHWDFEWYFTRQQARVQFAYHMAEVLQALADNQLDSYLLDGQLAIVDDYLQTNPDKRAAMMRFVKARRLFIGPWYTQIDEMVTSGEAIVRNLQLGHKLAADLGGVMKVGYLPDSFGQGQDMPKIYQGFDITATVFWRGMPHEKNARYFYWTANDGSKVLAANIKNGYYAGVDLIENDDTAALLHRIATDTQAHDLALPVGGDQRAVDFNLKDRLQYANQQTSDFGLVEDNYPDFFKALATSSDLPTYQGEFIDPSASKIHRGIYSSRADLKHLYDRLEHLMVDVVEPMMVIAAHQGIEAQDGMVAHIWRAIARGQAHDSSGGCNSDATNQDIYQRGVEALQLAESVRDYLLRKLASGAPASLNVFFWNPTVRPVHQNGEITLATRGKHFSLKDENGEVVTYEILKQVKVDNAVLRRDPAQEKPDVYYRTTIVVPLTMKAMDWVGFTLEEASQCVTDRQPSTTISNAYYTLTFDKGQLVLVDRRTKQSFVNPIHFDDGGDEGDTYDYSPAFQDWLLDLTLAEAEVTGQQGKLVSELVFRGQWQLPSDLAQRAAKKASVEMPYVLVLKLAADDPVIHFEFTVENTVCDHRLRLILNTPVQAQTSFADTPFGIAARPVIDPHLKDWRAIGYHEEPTALRPLIHFANTHDDKTSWTFLGLGEKEFQLIGDQFDQLAVTMFRGVGYLGRPDLKRRPGDASGLQTKYVPTPDSQLLGTRQMQGGICLDADFVPAELQRRVQSLAIGSLGYQTQTLDRFTTPLQYFPINTNQTNLVHQSPVQLVSRDLVVSSVSETPDHAGYLVRVYNPTDVTVATAGDFILEVAASIRQLNLNHETKQTLATDVTTFKLPAFKPGEIRTYGIYPRHISLASKKESL
- a CDS encoding PTS sugar transporter subunit IIC, with protein sequence MKFNVDKLQEPLLKASMWVQNNTILQAVKNAFVRTIPFTVIGSFSNLIKMQLDALIKSQILHWGWLTSISNLFGYLGVATLGIVGLIVVISSAYSYAVELKQRDENKSMNIIIATLLAFSAYFVMVPNNVNFADPKAKVIEGFASSLFSYEGMFTGLIVGMLAVALFAAFSRSKFTIKMPGSVPQNVFDSFFALIPMAEVLLLFGLARIGLQAMGYASLIQLIATVVIKPLLTVGTGLPAIIVVILLEQILWFLGLHGFNIVWGIVSAFWLPLFLQNVAKFAETKSFADISIAPNTMTNVYAMIGGSGATFGLIIAMLIFAKKGEKEREVAKLALVPGCFGINEPVIFGLPIVLNPIMFIPWIVVPLFNALVAYVVTSIGWVVPLVVLNSGNEPIFFSTWILGGLHMSPVILALVLVIFDVFLYAPFVIMNQRNERQMAAA
- a CDS encoding GntR family transcriptional regulator yields the protein MYLYWEIYSDIKKDILTNHYRAGKPLPTQEVLARTYHTSRLTIKKALRMLQDEGLIYTKQGSGSFVRAQAPDDDKELLPLDAPIGVTYSHRDQKITSKLLYFDARLPSATEQKNLGIKSNEPVYDIKRVRLVNGHFYSLEHTTMPTNIAPLDKKILKGSIYDYLGSKGVQLTDARRILYATEADEETAEALQIKQGSPVLVIEQTAYDQEGHAFEYSVSSFIRDHSRFVLNIHRRLPDLPH
- a CDS encoding class II aldolase/adducin family protein encodes the protein MTEQYVFDNERKDLAEVAREMFMRKNTNVAGGNISVRITPDKDFDYGDIHIKAGKDYLIMTPTMMSEAWYAKLQPTQILVVDLETGKLIDGVGRLTREINMHEEAYRANDKIRCVYHSHAEESMFWATAGLDMPNVTEVTEEVGPIRVLPYAPACSKELADTVYNGLKEVGDAAKEHIFLLNSHGVLITSEDLHHATEILETVEWNAKIAYQQTVFMKLGLLESYQSCGKTTDGMLKEPLKA
- a CDS encoding PTS galactitol transporter subunit IIC, producing MTILKDVVNYILNLGGPVFVPLIMLILGLVAGLKFKKSIVAALTLGVAFSGMTLVVNYMMEAISPAAKSMSKLFHLSLNAIDAGWTGVAAITWSYKSAFLFFPLLLAINFVMLTFNWTKTLNVDMWNVWNKIFTYVVVLYFTHNAFFGFLVAGIQIVFELKAGDMWQRHIEDLTGMPGVTVPHFITLFAVILQPLNKLLDFIPIMNKPFDADALQKRIGVWGDNTVMGALIGVLLGFGAGYSVSGSLNLAIKAATAMTLFPMISKLFMTALSPIADAMSGFMQKHFKGREVYIGLDWPILAGRNELWVTVIILVPIMLVFAMILPHNTVLPFAGIINLSFVNAALLLTGANLLRMITLGIITTPIFLYGATYFAPVITNLAKSTGTVKVQAGQQLSWSTFEGPDFRLFFAQAFNGQWWAIALAVLWTLGFIWLYRDQIKIKLPSQRYGALAPVTAAAAPTAPASTSSDATDVDLSDLSGLDFSDAKASNESKKAAKDKQNDTADDVDLNDISGLDFSQTSHDKKRGDKGE
- a CDS encoding PTS sugar transporter subunit IIA, with the protein product MDYSTMIHKDLIFLNENAADRKTLFRDVAKKIRAAGYAKDTYEAALNKREDEFPTGVVFPEISVMLPHADPENVNEPFMAIVKNAQPVRVLQMGYNEPEDATAMFFLGITDASQQVGLLQVFMDLLQDKAFVAKFKATTDPEAMYQFFVDTFKTQAANK
- a CDS encoding DeoR/GlpR family DNA-binding transcription regulator translates to MSQKPAKFERLNDIIRILRETPQISVAELSRQIFTSKSTLRRDLIELENTNIIQRQYGMIQLLQGNNIEFTYEKRRNENARLKRIISHQIADKIPSNAAFFIDGSSTFFSLPELLHNQVGLHVITNNVNMGLQFNSLNNIETIIIGGKMAPRSASTLGSTTIEEIQSFHPDFALLSTGSIDAGGIYVADPEQAAVKEAMIANAKCVIFGIDSTKFDQSDYIRITNMNQIDEIITDKKPNAAYQNLFEKNHILLTYPHEYRQTPKN